Proteins encoded by one window of Cryptococcus gattii WM276 chromosome K, complete sequence:
- a CDS encoding uncharacterized protein (Similar to TIGR gene model, INSD accession AAW46164.1) codes for MPVQANTSPRYSLQPPCGLPPLFSLPPRPPQNTEANQVDSVSGVRRSAATGDDEGGDTLISCFGTLSISSLPLKDEGTEVIGAPSARTKLYPGPKLSDRATQGPDAGPLIDRFSCLFQDQYDCMLNPKGIVSLGVAENFLMQKQCMELFSSALHNNITPLDLSYGDSLWGSRRINKALSGFFNEWFNPAEEVLPEQIITGVGCSAVLDQLFFNILDEGEAVLLAAPYYTGFDRDLISRGRVKLVPVHLSPEQTFGPESLELFEQVYNKVTAQGIAVRAVIVCNPQNPLGRTYSRETLLAYAKFCESKDLHLVSDEIYAMSVYDNKDFPEALPFTSMLSLNVQEELGIDFDRSRLHVVYGMSKDFCANGLRVGSLVSQHNPFLLRSMANTSMLMKLSSPADVIWSTLLQDKTALKKFITTNRRLLGEAQAFIRKWFEDRGVPVADHNAGNFVWVNLGAALEFDDVATEKQIFQKLLDGGVYIAPGSAYHYHIPGWYRVTFSVARDNLIIGLGRIEKLLGLRLIAP; via the exons ATGCCAGTTCAAGCAAACACATCCCCCCGCTACTCTCTCCAGCCGCCCTGCGGCCTGCCACCACTTTTTAGCCTGCCTCCCCGTCCACCGCAAAACACTGAAGCTAACCAGGTCGACAGTGTCAGCGGTGTCAGGAGGTCAGCAGCTACGGGCGATGACGAGGGCGGCGATACTCTCATATCCTGCTTTGGTACTTTGTCCATCTCATCGCTTCCACTCAAAGACGAGGGCACAGAGGTCATTGGTGCTCCATCCGCCCGAACAAAGCTTTACCCTGGGCCAAAGCTGAGCGATAGAGCGACACAAGGTCCCGATGCGGGTCCCCTGATCGACCGATTCAGCTGCTTGTTCCAAGACC AGTACGACTGCATGCTTAACCCGAAAGGTATCGTCTCCTTGGGTGTAGCCGAGAACTTTTTGATGCAAAAACAATGCATGGAG CTGTTCTCTTCCGCACTTCACAATAACATAACTCCACTAGATCTATCCTATGGAGATTCGCTATGGGGTAGTCGAAGGATTAACAAGGCCTTGAGCGGGTTCTTCAACGAATGGTTCAATCCGGCCGAAGAGGTTTTGCCGGAGCAAATCATCACAG GGGTGGGCTGCTCTGCAGTTCTTGAccagctcttcttcaataTTTTGGATGAAGGTGAAGCTGTCCTCCTCGCGGCCCCGTA CTACACTGGCTTCGATAGAGATCTTATTAGTCGAGGACGAGTCAAACTTGTACCAGTCCATCTATCTCCCGAACAAACTTTCGGCCCCGAAAGTTTGGAGTTGTTCGAACAAGTATACAATAAGGTTACGGCACAAGGTATTGCCGTACGTGCTGTG ATCGTCTGTAACCCACAGAACCCTCTCGGACGAACATATTCTCGAGAAACGCTACTCGCCTATGCAAAGTTTTGTGAAAGCAAAGACCTTCATTTGGTGTCAGATGAAATCTACGCCATGAGCGTTTATGACAACAAGG ATTTCCCTGAAGCGCTTCCCTTCACAAGCATGCTTTCACTCAATGTGCAAGAGGAACTCGGGATAGATTTTGATAGATCTAGGCTTCATG TGGTCTATGGAATGAGCAAAGA TTTTTGTGCAAACGGTCTTCGCGTTGGTTCGCTGGTGTCGCAACACAAccccttccttctccgCTCAATGGCAAACACCTCAATGCTCATGAAAT TATCCTCCCCAGCAGATGTCATCTGGTCAACCTTGTTGCAGGATAAAACTGCACTCAAGAAGTTTATCACTACCAACCGTCGACTCCTTGGAGAAGCTCAGGCGTTCATTAGGAAGTGGTTTGAAGATAGGGGCGTACCAGTAGCCGATCACAATGC AGGAAACTTTGTATGGGTTAATCTGGGGGCTGCCTTGGAGTTTGACGATGTTGCGACAGAGAAGCAAATCTTCCAAAAACTACTTGATGGAGGTGTCTATATC GCTCCCGGATCGGCTTATCATTACCATATTCCTGGATGGTATCGCGTTACGTTCAGCGTCGCTCGCGATAATCTTATC ATTGGATTAGGTAGAATTGAGAAGCTTTTAGGCCTTCGCCTGATCGCACCTTGA
- a CDS encoding Proteolysis and peptidolysis-related protein, putative (Similar to TIGR gene model, INSD accession AAW46160.1) has protein sequence MSSFSVHKAALEGQIGLARSLLNDDPKLINSKDQDGRTPLHWAASASNLSVLQMLLNYHPDLEAKDSMGWTALMIASAAGHSEIVKELIGAGAKVDAVNEKGQTSLHYAASKGNVSIGRLLINHGADINAKDRASQHPLHRAATTGNNAFLQLLLNPPEGRPKTRLNTADRAGNTPLHLAMESGHGDAAVVLIEAGADRERSNSEGQVPEEIEGVGGQEQKKVREYVASKVGRRIE, from the exons ATGTCAAGTTTCAGCGTTCACAAGGCAGCTTTGGAAG GTCAAATAGGCCTTGCGAGATCATTACTGAATGATGACCCTAAGCTTATCAACTCGAAAGACCAA GATGGTCGCACTCCTCTCCACTGGGCAGCTTCAGCTTCAAATCTTTCTGTCCTCCAAATGTTGCTCAATTACCATCCTGACTTGGAGGCGAAAGATAGTATGGGATGGACAGCTTTGATGATTGCCT CTGCCGCAGGTCATTCGGAAATCGTTAAAGAGCTGATCGGTGCGGGCGCCAAAGTCGATGCAGTGAATGAGAAGGGTCAAACGTCATT ACATTATGCGGCTTCCAAGGGAAACGTATCT ATTGGCCGTCTGCTCATCAACCATGGGGCGGAT ATTAATGCCAAAGACCGCGCATCACAACATCCTCTTCACCGGGCTGCAACAACAGGTAACAATGCCTTTTTGCAGTTACTCTTGAACCCCCCAGAAGGACGACCGAAGACGAGGTTGAATACGGCTGATCGTGCCG GTAACACACCGCTGCATCTGGCGATGGAAAGTGGACATGGAGACGCTGCTGTCGTGCTCATCGAGGCTGGAGCGGACCGTGAACGGTCAAACTCGGAGGGACAAGTGCCCGAAGAGATTGAGGGTGTAGGCGGGCAAGAACAAAAGAAGGTTAGGGAATACGTAGCGTCAAAGGTAGGACGAAGGATTGAGTGA
- a CDS encoding Hypothetical protein (Similar to TIGR gene model, INSD accession AAW46159.1; CNK02000) yields MSLRILTGSQVDGILTKLPLHPALESQANVFRAFTRQAKGVTNDQQGAAASIQTPHRLTVNSDDFSMLFMPSRAPTATTGQIDQGEKEQTTTACKIVSVPSAGSAEGLPASTIIMDEESGKVKALINARKLTALRNACASAIESQFPAAKVALAMHSSPSDELSQLVSTADVIVTATSSLTPLFDSSPTCPKPGARVIMIGSYKPEMHEIDQALMKRAAKVVVDSRKACQREAGEIIDAGKQVAGGAGLVELGELLGDTGLPGEAVKDSGDTFEKEVVIFKSVGIGIQDVAISKVVLEQAEINSIGTVIEDYD; encoded by the exons ATGTCTCTTCGCATCCTCACCGGCTCGCAAGTTGACGGCATATTGACTAAGCTTCCCCTCCATCCAGCACTTGAGTCGCAAGCCAATGTCTTCCGAGCTTTTACCCGTCAAGCGAAGGGTGTGACCAATGATCAACAAGGTGCAGCAGCCTCCATTCAAACGCCTCATAGGCTGACGGTCAACTCGGACGACTTTTCCATGCTGTTTATGCCTTCCCGAGCGCCTACGGCGACCACTGGACAAATTGACCAAGGCGAAAAGGAGCAGACCACAACAGCATGTAAAATCGTCTCGGTACCATCTGCTGGCTCTGCCGAAGGTCTCCCAGCAAGCACCATCATCATGGACGAGGAATCCGGAAAAGTCAAAGCTCTCATCAATGCTCGGAAACTTACCGCCTTACGCAACGCATGTG CCTCTGCGATCGAATCGCAATTCCCAGCTGCCAAAGTCGCTCTTGCAATGCATTCTTCTCCCTCGGATGAGCTATCCCAACTGGTATCGACAGCCGATGTCATCGTCACCGCTACTTCCTCCCTTACACCGCTCTTCGATTCCTCACCTACTTGCCCCAAGCCCGGCGCTAGGGTAATCATGATCGGGTCGTACAAGCCAGAGATGCACGAGATAGATCAGGCTTTGATGAAGCGGGCAGCCAAAGTCGTCGTTGATTCCAGGAAAGCTTGCCAGAGGGAAGCGGGTGAAATCATTGATGCTGGAAAACAGGTAGCCGGAGGAGCTGGGCTAGTTGAACTGGGCGAATTATTAGGAGACACGGGTTTACCAGGTGAAGCTGTCAAAGACAGCGGAGATACCTTTGAGAAAGAGGTCGTCATCTTCAAATCG GTTGGTATTGGCATTCAAGATGTCGCCATCTCAAAAGTCGTTTTGGAGCAAGCTGAAATCAACAGCATCGGGACAGTCATCGAGGATTATGATTAG
- a CDS encoding Hypothetical Protein (Similar to TIGR gene model, INSD accession AAW46163.1) encodes MVASTPTETPSTALLSLIHSLRALPTRLIQSPPTQPRRASVAIIIRLRPAEELVFEGHEPEGWTGDVISREDWGEGLELEDFMKLPWVNHPNTVPEILFIRRASPASSPPPGAHHRWASHIAFPGGRQESDDQSAYYTALRETWEEIGIDLAEKEFLNVGRLDEREVTTSLGKRLLMILSPFVFIQTTPISPTPELQAAEISSVHWVPLSLLTPPFSPSRWSHVEIDVSTRLSPRNKFVRWCLRNLIGKMKFGCLLLPDEPAVTAENFDPFGFDETVEGSGSWTNAADGSRFLRLWGLTLGMTLDLISHHPSAPSKLLAEGQNLITSQPSTPVTDYKPQLAPRTPVTTHSTFEDQWEAARKALVEEEKNRAKASEKATQSRRRRGNSSAVFPRFTYPDVNFWIWIFSRRYRQVLKSWELSAIGPSRAADRRINWSGQALATFYTAVRQALVVTLIIRALGVGVGLAGVGYLVFKAMGGGEL; translated from the exons ATGGTAGCGTCGACTCCTACAGAAACGCCATCAACTGCGCTCTTGTCCTTAATCCACTCTCTCCGCGCCTTGCCTACCCGCCTCATCCAGTCCCCTCCAACCCAGCCACGCCGTGCATCTGTAGCCATAATCATACGTCTAAGGCCCGCCGAAGAGCTGGTGTTTGAAGGTCATGAACCAGAAGGATGGACAGGGGATGTGATCTCGAGGGAAGATTGGGGAGAGGGACTTGAGCTGGAAGATTTTATGAAGTTGC CCTGGGTAAACCACCCTAATACTGTTCCAGAGATTTTATTCATTCGCCGCGCCTCTCCTGCTTCTTCACCTCCTCCAGGAGCCCACCACCGTTGGGCTTCTCATATTGCGTTTCCCGGTGGCCGTCAGGAATCAGACGATCAGTCGGCGTATTACACCGCCCTGAGAGAGACCTGGGAAGAGATTGGTATAGATTTGGCTGAGAAGGAGTTTTTGAATGTAGGGCGATTAGACGAGAGAGAAGTGACCACAAGCTTGGGGAAAAGATTGTTGATGATCCTCAGTCCCTTTG TATTCATCCAAACTACACCAATTAGTCCAACTCCAGAGTTACAGGCT GCCGAAATCTCGTCTGTCCACTGGGTGCCTCTTTCTCTACTTACGCCTCCCTTTTCACCTTCTCGCTGGTCACACGTCGAGATTGATGTCAGCACTCGGTTGAGTCCCCGAAACAAATTTGTAAGATGGTGCTTGAGAAATCTCATAGGCAAAATGAA ATTTGGATGCTTGCTCCTTCCCGACGAGCCAGCCGTGACAGCAGAAAACTTTGATCCCTTTGGTTTTGATGAGACGGTAGAAGGAAGCGGTAGTTGGACTAATGCAGCAGATGGCAGTCGATTTTTGAGGCTTTGGGGCTTGACCTTGGGGATGACCCT GGATCTTATCTCTCATCATCCGTCTGCACCCTCCAAGCTGTTAGCAGAGGGCCAGAACCTTATAACTTCACAACCTAGTACTCCTGTTACGGACTACAAGCCTCAACTCGCGCCTCGCACTCCTGTGACCACTCATAGTACCTTTGAGGACCAGTGGGAGGCTGCGAGAAAAGCTttggtggaagaagagaagaacAGGGCAAAGGCAAGTGAGAAGGCCACGCAAAGTagaagacgaagaggt AATAGTAGTGCTGTATTTCCAAGGTTCACGTATCCTGATGTCAATTTTTGGATATG GATCTTTTCTCGTCGCTACCGTCAAGTGCTGAAATCCTGGGAATTGTCAGCGATCGGTCCCTCTCGTGCAGCTGACAGGCGTATCAATTGGTCTGGTCAGGCACTCGCTACCTTTTACACGGCGGTAAGGCAAGCTTTGGTTGTGACTTTGATCATCCGAGCTTTGGGTGTCGGTGTTGGGCTGGCGGGGGTGGGCTACTTGGTGTTCAAGGCTATGGGTGGTGGAGAGCTATGA
- a CDS encoding Chromatin structure remodeling complex protein STH1, putative (Similar to TIGR gene model, INSD accession AAW46162.1) codes for MSDSQPQQPRTAPLVIDDERKLEMFKNMDPSRIANIRKRITELQSAGSSKESSTELAKLKMILDMYARAMQLEQERATAANKPDGPADTSTASSTNGQPGPSNPAHVSMNPTQIAQLRTQAAAYQHLSRGQPVPSYLLAAAQGTPPPGIGGQPPVQTGLNGIQAKVADKTVEAVVEDNIEAKKGREKEGQQDKTSEGPDAAAPADGPSQPPYAMEFDESSIIYPYNAYTDPSFYSKRKFDDEITNPLHKRQRLITPSIMPRGLDPYLLMEERNRFIETRIAWRMKELENMDSTAGLGQPGAGDVPNIIESEKPGTSMGLRARIELMGLRLLGKQRLLREDVVRAMHGASQIPADRSQFRRFRTHTLRDARATETAERRQRTEREQRGKQRHLAYINSICEHGQALIGAGVSTARGQGADKMKRLGRAMMKLHAETEREEQKRIERIAKERLKALRNDDEEAYLALLGEAKDSRISHLMDQTDQYLETLAAAVVEQQNDDVHRDAIMAEPFEQEEGVASEEMFGAKRQDGEESGAERRAGKVDYYAVAHKIQEKVTKQASILTGGTLKDYQVKGLQWMISLYNNRLNGILADEMGLGKTIQTISLITYLIEKKKQPGPFLVIVPLSTLTNWTMEFERWAPAVRTLILKGSPAVRREAYPRLRAVDFQVCLTTYEYIIKERPLLSRIKWIHMIIDEGHRMKNVKSKLSQTLNEYYSSRYRLILTGTPLQNNLPELWALLNFVLPKIFNSVKSFDEWFNAPFANTGGEKMEMNEEEALLVVKRLHKVLRPFLLRRLKKDVESELPDKVEKVIYTKMSALQWKLYESVQKYKTLPTDMSVAKPQKRQNLQNALMQLRKICNHPYVFREVDEDFTVGNTTDEQIIRVAGKFELLDRILPKLFKTGHKVLIFFQMTEIMTIVSDFFDYRGWKYCRLDGSTKAEDRQTLLSTFNDPNSPYQVFILSTRAGGLGLNLQSADTVIIYDTDWNPHADLQAQDRAHRIGQKKEVRVLRLISSGTVEELVLARAQRKLEIDGKVIQAGKFDEVTTGAEYEALLQKAFETSAEDDNEETNELDDDELNELLARGDNELDIFTEMDNERKERKLADWRASGGKGELPPPLMQESELPPFYRRDIGQEMAEELANEEEQGRGRRNKGEVRYTDGLTDDQFIAALENSDDDVEDAADRKRKRAEKKAERKRMNEVLAQAEAEGRPLDVAATKEVVEPIKKKRGRPSSSVTPSVAGDEVPAKKRKMDKVQGAEVQLMTKLFVEVNKLKSDLGEDLNQFFLVPVNRKDYPDYYRIIAQPIAMSQIKAKIGKPSYNLTSFRNDLHLLWNNARTYNQEGSWVFNAAEDMQEAFDKMWDDEVPQFLASQAAGSENSVGETSAAASGSSTPMFKPLGDKTTATKIRISMGKKKIEAAMDGDESMDGGEDDDY; via the exons ATGTCCGACTCTCAACCACAACAACCCCGCACCGCTCCCCTCGTCATCGACGATGAGCGCAAGCTCGAGATGTTCAAAAACATGGACCCCAGCCGTATCGCAAACATCCGAAAG CGGATCACCGAGCTGCAATCGGCTGGAAGTTCAAAAGAATCGTCAACAGAGCTCGCAAAACTCAAAATGATCCTCGATATGTACGCGCGGGCTATGCAACTGGAACAAGAAAGAGCTACCGCAGCCAACAAGCCTGACGGTCCAGCCGATACGTCCACAGCATCCAGCACTAACGGTCAACCTGGCCCTTCAAATCCAGCCCACGTCTCTATGAACCCGACTCAAATTGCTCAGCTTCGTACTCAAGCAGCTGCCTATCAACATCTCTCCAGGGGCCAGCCGGTTCCTTCATATTTACTTGCGGCGGCTCAAGGAACACCCCCACCAGGAATTGGCGGTCAACCGCCTGTACAAACGGGGCTAAACGGCATCCAGGCCAAGGTGGCAGACAAGACTGTTGAAGCTGTCGTGGAAGATAACATTGAAGCGAAAAAAGGCAGGGAAAAGGAGGGTCAGCAGGACAAGACCTCTGAAGGACCCGACGCTGCGGCTCCTGCAGATGGGCCTTCTCAACCTCCATACGCAATGGAGTTTGACGAATCTTCCATCATCTACCCTTACAATGCGTATACCGACCCTTCCTTCTACTCCAAGCGCAAGTTTGATGACGAAATTACCAATCCTCTTCACAAACGGCAGCGATTGATAACACCTTCTATCATGCCCCGCGGTCTTGACCCATATCTCCTTATGGAAGAACGCAACAGATTTATCGAGACTCGGATCGCatggaggatgaaggagcTTGAGAACATGGATTCTACAGCTGGTCTCGGACAGCCTGGAGCTGGGGATGTGCCCAACATCATTGAATCTGAGAAGCCCGGAACTTCTATGGGTTTACGAGCACGTATTGAGCTCATGGGCCTTCGTCTTCTTGGCAAGCAGCGACTTTTGAGAGAAGATGTCGTTCGCGCCATGCATGGTGCTTCCCAGATCCCTGCCGACCGTTCCCAATTCCGACGTTTCCGAACTCACACCCTTCGTGATGCACGAGCAACAGAAACCGCTGAACGTCGACAACGGACTGAACGTGAGCAACGGGGCAAACAACGTCATCTTGCTTATATCAACTCTATCTGCGAGCATGGTCAAGCTCTCATCGGCGCAGGTGTCAGTACAGCAAGAGGTCAAGGGGCTGATAAGATGAAACGACTAGGAAGAGCGATGATGAAGTTGCATGCTGAGACGGAGAGGGAAGAACAGAAGAGAATTGAAAGGATTGCCAAGGAGCGTTTGAAGGCTCTGAGAAACGACGACGAAGAGGCGTACCTTGCTTTGCTTGGTGAAGCCAAAGACTCGCGTATCTCCCATCTCATGGACCAGACCGATCAATACCTCGAGACCCTTGCTGCCGCCGTTGTTGAGCAACAAAATGATGATGTCCACCGCGATGCTATTATGGCAGAACCGTTtgagcaagaagaaggtgtCGCTAGTGAAGAAATGTTTGGTGCAAAGAGACAGGATGGTGAGGAATCTGGAGCGGAGCGAAGGGCCGGCAAGGTGGATTACTATGCGGTCGCGCACAAGATTCAAGAAAAGGTTACGAAACAAGCTAGTATCTTGACCGGTGGTACCCTAAAGGACTACCAGGTCAAGGGTTTGCAGTGGATGATCAGTTTGTACAATAACAGGTTGAACGGTATTCTTGCCGATGAAATG GGTCTTGGTAAAACTATCCAAACAATATCGCTTATCACTTACCTTATTgaaaaaaagaagcaaCCGGGTCCCTTCCTTGTCATCGTCCCTCTTTCCACCCTTACCAACTGGACCATGGAGTTTGAGCGCTGGGCTCCTGCCGTTCGTACTCTTATCCTCAAGGGATCTCCTGCTGTCCGTCGAGAGGCCTATCCTCGCTTGCGTGCCGTCGACTTCCAGGTGTGTCTGACGACGTACGAGTACATTATCAAGGAGCGGCCGCTTTTGAGCAGGATCAAGTGGATTCACATGATCATCGACGAAGGTCATAGGATGAAGAACGTCAAGAGTAAACTGAGTCAGACATTAAACGAATACTACTCTTCAAGATATCGATTGATTTTGACTGGTACCCCTCTTCAG AACAATCTTCCGGAATTATGGGCTTTGCTCAATTTCGTCTTGCCAAAGATTTTCAACTCTGTCAAGTCTTTCGATGAATGGTTCAACGCTCCCTTTGCCAACACTGGTGGtgaaaagatggagatgaacgaagaagaagctttGCTCGTCGTTAAGCGTCTGCACAAGGTTCTTCGACCGTTCTTGTTGCGAAgattgaagaaggatgTCGAGTCTGAGTTGCCTGATAAAGTGGAGAAGGTAATCTACACTAAGATGAGTGCCTTGCAGTGGAAGTTGTATGAAAGTGTACAGAAGTACAAGACGTTGCCTACGGATATGTCTGTCGC GAAACCTCAAAAGCGACAAAACTTGCAAAATGCCCTTATGCAGCTCAGAAAGATTTGTAATCATCCATACGTCTTCCGCGAGGTTGACGAGGATTTCACTGTTGGCAATACCACAGATGAACAAATCATTCGAGTAGCGGGGAAGTTTGAGTTGTTAGACAGGATCCTTCCCAAGCTGTTCAAGACGGGTCACAAG GTTTtaatcttcttccaaatGACGGAAATCATGACGATTGTCTCCGACTTCTTTGATTACAGAGGCTGGAAATACTGCCGTCTCGATGGTTCCACCAAGGCCGAAGACCGTCAAACCCTTCTTTCAACTTTCAATGATCCCAATTCTCCATACCAAGTTTTCATTCTTTCCACTCGTGCGGGTGGTCTTGGTCTTAACCTGCAATCAGCCGATACTGTCATTATCTACGACACTGACTGGAACCCCCATGCTGATTTACAAGCGCAAGATCGAGCCCATCGAATTGGTCAGAAGAAGGAAGTCAGGGTTTTGAGGTTGATCTCGTCTGGAACCGTCGAGGAGTTGGTCCTCGCCAGAGCTCAGAGGAAATTGGAGATTGACGGTAAAGTCATCCAAGCCGGTAAATTCGACGAAGTTACTACTGGTGCAGAATATGAAGCGCTTCTTCAAAAAGCTTTCGAGACCAGTGCTGAGGACGACAACGAAGAGACCAATGAGCTTGATGACGATGAGCTCAACGAGCTCCTTGCTCGTGGAGACAACGAGCTTGATATCTTCACAGAAATGGACAACGAGCGCAAGGAGCGTAAGCTTGCTGATTGGCGCGCATCTGGCGGCAAGGGCGaacttcctcctcctcttATGCAAGAATCCGAGCTTCCGCCATTCTATCGACGTGACATTGGTCAAGAAATGGCTGAGGAACTTGCtaatgaagaagagcaaggtCGTGGCCGTCGAAATAAGGGCGAGGTACGCTACACAGATGGCCTTACAGATGATCAGTTTATCGCTGCTTTGGAGAACTCGGATGATGATGTCGAGGATGCGGCGGATagaaagaggaagagggcCGAAAAGAAGGcggagaggaagagaatgaaTGAGGTGCTTGCTCAAGCAGAAGCGGAGGGTAGACCTTTGGACGTCGCCGCAACCAAGGAAGTGGTTGAGCctatcaagaagaagagaggaagacCGAGTAGCTCCGTGACGCCATCTGTGGCAGGGGACGAGGTTCCTgcaaagaagagaaagatggATAAGGTGCAAGGGGCTGAAGTGCAGTTGATGACCAAGCTGTTTGTTGAAGTGAACAAGCTCAAGTCAGATTTAGGAGAGGATCTCAACCAATTCTTCTTGGTTCCGGTGAACCGCAAG GATTATCCTGATTACTACCGAATTATTGCCCAACCGATCGCCATGTCACAAATCAAAGCCAAGATCGGCAAACCTTCCTATAACCTCACCTCATTCCGCAACgatcttcatctcctttGGAATAATGCTCGGACTTACAATCAAGAAGGGTCATGGGTGTTCAATGCTGCGGAGGATATGCAGGAGGCGTTCGACAAGATGTGGGATGATGAAGTGCCGCAGTTCTTGGCTTCACAAGCCGCTGGGAGTGAGAACAGTGTTGGGGAAACATCGGCAGCGGCAAGCGGTAGCAGTACACCAATGTTCAAGCCTCTTGGCGATAAAACCACTGCCACCAAAATAAGGATATCGATGGGGAAGAAAAAGATAGAGGCCGCGATGGATGGGGACGAAAGCATGGATGGAGGTGAAGACGATGACTATTAG